The window GCTGATTGTCGCCTGACTCCCATAGGCATCTGCCTGAATGGTGATGGGGGCGGAACAGGTTCCATTGGCGGACAAATCACCGGTGAAGTTTTGGGTAGTGCCATCATTCAACGTCAGATACTTTCCGGGAGACAGCGTGAGGTTCCCGATGATATTGTTACCGTTGATCGTCGCATTTCCACCAACGGTAAGATCCCCGTAAGTTCCGTTGTTATTGATGGTAGCATTCCCGTTGATCACTGCAGTCGTGATATTGTTGCCATTAGAACTGATGGTGGAATTTCCGGCGATATTTAGCATAGCTACGGTCATACCGCCACTTAGGTTCCCGTTGCTGTTAAATGTCAGGTTATTGAACGATCCACCGGAATTATTGGCAGCAGAAGTACCGGTTAGCGCCTCATAAATTACATCATTAAACACCTGGCCCGGGCCATAATTTCCGCTGTGATTCATTGATCCTCCTACACCGGTAAATCTTACCAGTGACGTTCCTGCATTCAGGGTTAAATTTTCACCTCTGAAAACAAAGGCACTACCTGAAGTAGATGTGATCACCAACTCAGAAGATCGCAATTGAAGAGACCGGACGTTGGTATTGTTGGTGCTGAAGATGTTAACTGTGCATTGCTGATCGTTCAAATCGAGTGTCCCCTGATTCAGATACACCGTATAATTCCCGGTCTGAACGAAATTATCCTGCAACACGTACCCCCCTAAACCCTGAAAATAGACATGACGTTTAAAGGATTGTCCGGCGCTGGTAAGCGTTCTGCCGGTGTTGAGTGATTGAAAATAAACCTCCCCCAGGTAACTGAAGTTCATGGCATTAATAAAAGTCAGCGAACCATAAATATACAATTTCCTGGTTGTGGCTCCTGCCAGCTCAGGGTTATTCAGCGCCCCGGTCCAGACCATATCTGCGCAGTAAGCGTCCACATTGATAGTAACAATCTGGCCTGATGCCGTAAACGAATTGGCATCAAAGTACACATGGTCAAGTTCGGTCGGCGCCTGGGTGTGAAAGGTCGCCCCTCCGGATGTTGTCGCCCAGTGGGCAGCAAAATCGTTCCAGTTGCCTGTGCCGCCAACCCAATAGTAGTCAGCAGCGAAAATTGTTGCACTTGTAATAAGCGCCAAAGCGAGAGTAAAGATCAATTTTTTCATGATACAAGAATTTTAGATGAGAATTTATTGAATGATAATACGATTTCATTTTTTAGGCAGCTAATCCCTGTATTAAAATACGATGACAAATTTACTTTTTTTTAAGATGAAAACAATAAAATGATTTTTTTTGAAAAAAAAAGCCCCGGCAATGTGCCAGGGCTTCTCTTGAAGATTTGCGAAATAATGAGTTATTGTATCACTACTTTCTTTACAACAGTTTCGTTAAGGTCAGACATTTTGACAAAGTAAACACCCTGTGCCTGATTACTGAGGTCGAGTCTGTAAGAAGAATTTATGCGAGTGTCGATTAATGATGAATAGATGACCTGTCCTGAAACGTTCATCACCTGTATTTGTAAGGTCTGGTCATCGGTAGGAATTTCCATATTGAAAACACCATTACCCGGATTTGGATGCAGGTAGATCTTGTCGAGTTTACTTTCAAATACCGAAGTCAAAACCACGCTCATTTTCGTGATCATCGACTGACCCAGATCACTGAATGAACCCCTGTTTGGCATCGAAGCATCAAATGTAACCTCTAATGGTAATTCAACCTGCTCGGTTGCTCGATAGATTTTGAATGTCATTTCCTGGTTTTCAGTCATGCCATCCAAAGTTTGTGTAGTTACATCGTTACCATAAACAACCAACAGCATATTCCCATCTTCTCCGGTGTATTGGGCTAATCCTGTACAAACCCCATCAGCATTGAAAACTCCGACAAAGTCACCCTTTGACAAATCAGATAAGGCTGATTGGCTAATGGAGATAAAATGCATAACGTCTGTTTTGGTGTAACTCCATGGAGCATCTGCAAAAACTTTAGGCTGGGCTTTTGCAAAATTAGCCACTGCTGATTTGGTGCAGCTATAGGAGGCCTGACCCTGATTCAACATATTTACAAGATAGCCAACGCCCGGTTCGAGGGTTTCGAGGGTGTATAATCCTCCCTGAGGCCAGTAAACCAACTGTGCATAAATGTCAAAAGCAAAAAGGAGATCGCTACCAAACTGAGAGAAAATATCAACAGCAGGTACCGGCTGGTCGCAAAGCACAGGAATAAAGCTGGCGCCTTTTTTGGCCGAAAATGATTTATCCGAAGGCATATCGCCAACAATACCCAAACACGCCGGCTCATTCATCTTAATCTTGTAGCCTTTCTTTACATCCCAACCTGAAGTCAGTGTATTAATATTTTGTGCAGGCCAGTAGAACCCGTTGTCGCCCAATACAATGACTACTTTATTGTCGGCCACTAAACTGGCAAAAATGTCTTCCATTGCCGGAGTAACCGGATCATTGTAACTTGAGATACCACTCCAACCCTGGGGGATGCAAATCACCTGTCCGGCGAGCGGATCAAGAACAGAGATTAGGAATTGAACTGTAGTGGATAAAGCCGGTGTTCCATTATCAGTGGCAATAAACTCGATGGTGTGTGTACCAAGATTACCGACCTGTCCAACGAGTTCAATATCAACTGAAGCAACATTTCCCGAAATAACCACTGCCGAAAAACCTACCAGGCCACCATCGTTAACCACCACATCGGTGCTTTGGCCGGCTTCCGGGCTTTGGAACTGAATGGTTAAATTGTAAGTGTCACCAACAAAAATTGATGGAGCAACTGCCGGGAATCCAACAGGTACCGGAGGAAGATTTTCAGCAACTCCGGGAGTAATAAAAAATGGATTGTCAGGTAAACCAACAAAACAGCTTACCCCAAAATTGTCGGTGGCTTTAATATAATATTCAATCCCCTGCAAAGTCATTTGCACTCCGGGAATCGTTGCCTGATAAGTATCACCACCCAAATTACCCATATTTAACAGGGTGTACAAAGGTGTTCCTCCGGATATGCGATAAAAAAGTTCAACACCCGCAACTGAAGCTGTGTTGTCAGTAACATCTGCTGATACCATAATATCCACGCCCACCGGAGAATTAACTATTGGTACATGCACAATTTGTGGTGGTATATTCTCAATGGCAATAACGTAAGGATTGTTGACAGGATCAACCGAAGGACTGGTTACAGAAATCTGACCATCAGTAGCAAAAATATAAAACTCCAACCCCGGAAATTGAGTGGCTGTAGCCAGCACAACAGCACTCCATTCGTCGCCTGCACCCGGTATCATGGGAACTGAAGTGTAATTCATTTCACCTACAGTACGATAAAAAAGGGTTG of the Bacteroidales bacterium genome contains:
- a CDS encoding T9SS type A sorting domain-containing protein, encoding ILTVQFSNSSSFDGVVSDPFMMIIPPFQQYLDSYTFATPVEGFTGHFFTSAVASDGVDGMQLNGAPLNSASFAPIGSTGFSAAAFPISTNTSYNLNNTEGYPSGLYVYGFGDFNSYGFPGGLSLLSINPGSGPTIELTSTVIGELFCTSVSQSVDIEITALITDPDEPFVQSATLFYRTVGEMNYTSVPMIPGAGDEWSAVVLATATQFPGLEFYIFATDGQISVTSPSVDPVNNPYVIAIENIPPQIVHVPIVNSPVGVDIMVSADVTDNTASVAGVELFYRISGGTPLYTLLNMGNLGGDTYQATIPGVQMTLQGIEYYIKATDNFGVSCFVGLPDNPFFITPGVAENLPPVPVGFPAVAPSIFVGDTYNLTIQFQSPEAGQSTDVVVNDGGLVGFSAVVISGNVASVDIELVGQVGNLGTHTIEFIATDNGTPALSTTVQFLISVLDPLAGQVICIPQGWSGISSYNDPVTPAMEDIFASLVADNKVVIVLGDNGFYWPAQNINTLTSGWDVKKGYKIKMNEPACLGIVGDMPSDKSFSAKKGASFIPVLCDQPVPAVDIFSQFGSDLLFAFDIYAQLVYWPQGGLYTLETLEPGVGYLVNMLNQGQASYSCTKSAVANFAKAQPKVFADAPWSYTKTDVMHFISISQSALSDLSKGDFVGVFNADGVCTGLAQYTGEDGNMLLVVYGNDVTTQTLDGMTENQEMTFKIYRATEQVELPLEVTFDASMPNRGSFSDLGQSMITKMSVVLTSVFESKLDKIYLHPNPGNGVFNMEIPTDDQTLQIQVMNVSGQVIYSSLIDTRINSSYRLDLSNQAQGVYFVKMSDLNETVVKKVVIQ